A single window of Candidatus Methylacidiphilales bacterium DNA harbors:
- the rpsR gene encoding 30S ribosomal protein S18 codes for MGSKIVKGKTKRRRSGRIVNKKRIDVSTEALDYRNPDLLKKFVTESGKILPRRITGMPSKLHRKLTQEIKRARNLLLVK; via the coding sequence ATGGGAAGCAAGATCGTCAAAGGCAAAACCAAGCGCCGCCGTTCCGGCCGCATTGTCAACAAGAAGCGCATCGATGTCAGCACCGAGGCCCTGGATTACCGCAATCCGGACCTGCTGAAAAAATTCGTCACCGAGAGCGGCAAGATCCTGCCCCGCCGCATCACCGGCATGCCTTCCAAGCTCCATCGCAAACTGACCCAAGAAATCAAACGCGCGCGCAACCTGCTGCTCGTCAAATAA